One Nostoc sp. CENA543 genomic window, GTGGAAGAATTTTGGACTTTGGATTTTGGATTGAATCATACATTCTAAAATTTAAAATTCCCAATCCAAAATTGAAAGCGCAAGGGACAAGAGGTAATACCAATTCTCCAAAATTAGGCAACAGATGCAAAGCTTGAAACCCAGATGGTATCTGACTTTCTGAATTGTGTAAAGCCTGCGGCATAGCTACGCTTAGAGCGAAGCAAGACGTTAGTCCATTGCGAATTGGTATAAAAACTTTTATACACCCTTACACCCTTACATCCCTACACCCCTACACCCCTATGTCACAAAACAAAAACTTATTCAATTTTTCCCCTGAGTCTATATCTCAATTTCTCTTTGGGGCATTCATCGCATTTATTTTGAACTCGACAGGAACACCAATTACCTTAAGTATTTTCTTGGGGATTTTGGGTTGGTTTATGTTGGGTTGGTTTACTAATGCCACTAAAACTAGTCCTCAACCTCCCACAGTACCCTCGGCTGATGGGATTGATGCTGGATTAAAGTATTGGTTATTTTTCTTACTAGGATTTAGTTTATTAGGCTATCCGGCACTCATGAGCATCATACTTGGTGGTATTGGTGCTTTGGCTGGGGGTTGGACAATTGCTTGGTGGAGAAGCAAGGAACAACCTCAAACACAATTACCAGTAGAAGTTGTAGAAGAGGTGGAAGGTCAACAGCAACAGTCTACCAGTAGAATTACCCGACAGCAAAAAAGGAGATCTAGCCGTCGCTATCGTCGCACACCTGGTAGTTTTAGTTTTAAGTTTTGGAATAAGTAGGGATTGGGGATTAGGTATTGGGGACTGGGAAGATAGGGGAGTGTGGGGAGTGTGGGGAGTGTGGGGGGAAAGATTTCTTCCCTATCCTCCCTATCCTCCCACCCCTCCCACACTTCCTGCTTGCCCTCTCCCATAACTGAATTACCTGTTATGTTTTTATATCTTTCTAAGTTACTACCGTTATTTTTTTACCCTTTAGGGCTGGCTTGTGTCAGTTTAGTATTTGCTTTATTTAATCTGGGGAAACGACCGCGTGTTGCAGCGATCGCTATTTCTTGGGCGTTAATTTTATTATTATTGTGCGGTAATGCTTGGGTTGCTAAATATTTGGTGCGATCGCTAGAATGGCAAAATATTCCCTCAGCGCAATTACCTACAGCAGAAGCAATAGTGGTACTAGGTGGTGCAACTAAATCAGCCTTTCCTCCACGTCCGACAGTTGATTTGAGTGAACAAGGCGATCGCGTGATTTATGCGGCTCAACTATACCGTCAAAAAAAAGCTCCTTTAATTATCCTCAGTGGTGGAAGAATTGATTGGCGTGGAAGTGGTTCATCAGAATCAGCAGATATGGTGACTCTCCTGACATCTATCGGGATTCCCGGCGAAGCACTAATTCAAGAACCAGATTCTCTCAATACTTATCAAAATGCCGTCAATGTCAAAAAAATTCTTGAATCTCGCGGTATTCGGCAAATACTGTTAGTCACTTCCGCCTTACATATGCCGCGATCGTTGAAAATTTTTCAGCGTCAAGGTATTGATGCTATCCCCGCACCAACAGACTTTCTCGTCAGCCAAGGTGAACTCCAAGAACTCACCAGCAGCCCCAAAGCCGCTATCCTCAACTTATTACCAGACACTGACAATCTACATCAATTTACTAATGCCCTTAAAGAATATGTTGGTAGCTTCGTTTATTGGTTACGGGGATGGTTGTGATTAGTCAATAGTCATTAGTCATTAGTCATTAGTCATTAGTCATTAGTCATTAGTCAGCACTCAGCACTCAGCACCGACTAAACGCCGCGCTATCGCTAACAGCACGGGCTAAACGCCGCGCTACCGCTAACAGCACGGGCTAAACGCCGCGCTACCGCTAACAGCACTCATTACTCATTACTCATCCCTAACTAATCAAATCGGGAATTTACATGATACTTGTGTCCTGCCATTGCAAGAGCGATAAAGCCCCAAAGTACCATCCCAGGCATCCCTAACATTCCACTATTACCTAACAGCGTTGATAACATCCCCACACTAATTGCTCTAGATGCAGCCATAAAAGTATCAAACCGATATTCAGAATATTGAAAAGACCCCGCAAACGCCATAAATATTGCGACTAAGTAAAATACACCGCCAAACCAACCTAATGTGAAAAACATATCTAAAATGCCACTATCAATCACAATTGGTTCTAAAATGCCTTTTTTATTCACAATAAAAGTATTGCCGACACCGTTACCTAAACCATTAGTTAAAGCACTATTAAGACCATCTTCATATATTTTTTGTCTGACCTTAGCACTATCATCTTTATCTAACTGAGAAAAAGTTTCAAATCTACTAGTAATAGGTTCAGAAAATTCTTTGATTTGTGTTAATGGAACTATACATAGTGCCATAATCAAAATAGTTATGAACAGGCGCATTTGCAGATGTGCTTTTAAGGCGGTGATGAAGGTGAGAAATGCTATTAACCAACCACCCCACAATGTACGTACTGTTGTGAGTAAGAAAGCCAAATACCCAATTGCAGAAGCAGGAATACGAAGAAAATTTTTATTACTAAATAACAATACCAAACCAGCCATCATCATAGCGGCATAGGGTGCAGGAGATGCCATCGTACTCCAAACCCTTAATTTTAAAGGCTCAGGATCACCCATACTAGTCAACTTTGTACTAGTTAACCAGAATATATCCCACTCAGGCGCGACTAAAAACTGTATCACCCCATAAATACCCGTGACTAATACACCCCAAAGAAAAGTCCGCTCGATAGTACGACGGTATGAGGGATAGTCTCGCCAGTTAATAAATAAATAAAAACCAAAAGTAATAGGTGTTAACCAATCTAAAAGACCCCGCGCCGCAGTAAAAGGTGAGGTTTTAATCACGCCAATCAGAAAGCCGTAAAACACACCTAAAAAGGCCAAAACAAAAGGTAAACTGCCTTGGCGCAGTGACCTTGGCAGTTCTTTTAAAAAAGTATGTAAAGTTAATAACGTCACCAAGTATTGTGACACCAACATAAAACGCGTTGCGTCCCAACCACTTCTATAATCGACCAAACGAGCCACAAACGGCGTAACAAACCAAATCCACCAAGTAAAGCCTGTATAAAGTAAAGGATATCGCAGATATAAAAAAATACCGACAGCCAAGGACATGATCACATAAGCCGTGCGAAGAATACCCGCCGCACCAGCAAAAATACAGACTGCGGAAAACAAAATGAAAGATAATATAGCTGCCCAAGCCAACGGCGGTTGTTTTCCGAACACAAACTGTTTTTTCTGCGGACTATTAGGAAGTGTATGTATCTGAACCACTTAAAATCTCCGGTTAGTCAATGGTCAATGGTCATTAGTCATTAGTTATTAGTTATTAGTTATTAGCCATTACTCATTACTCATTACTCTTTCTTCCCTATGCCCCATTCCCCATTCCCTTTTGAATTGCCACGTTTGCCAACCTTGCCAGCGACCACGCCAGGATGCTAGTAGTTTTTGTCCTGCTAACAGGCCTTCGCTGGGGAGAAAACGTAACCATTGAATTAAACCCATAGCGTCCCTTGTTCCTACTAATCCAGCCCAGGCCAAAAACGCTAATCTTTGTATGGGCGATAAATGTTCTAGTAATGCTAAGGTTTCGTTGTGTACGGCATTAACTACAGCAATGGCATTGAATTGATTGCGCTGATCTTCGTCAAATCTTTGGGCGGGATAATGGTTAACTCCGACTTGAGGATCATAAATGAGTTTCCAGCCGGCGCGCTTTAGGGCGAGACAAAAGGCTACTTCAAAGTGGACTTGCGCGCCTGTACCTAGCATCCGTTGGTCAAAGTGCAATTTTTGAATGGCTTGACGGCGAAAGCTCATGTTAACACCCTTGAGAACATCTACCTCACGGGGTGCGCCGATGCCTTGATGGTGATTACCAATGATGCGTCCAAACCAATGCACTTGTCCCACGACTGGACAAGCACCATCTTCTAAATGTTTTCCGTGATATACCCAATCACGTCCGCCGACTCCGGCGACACGCTCATCTGCCAGGAAATGAGTCTCAATCTGTGCTAACCAATTACTATGAGGGGCAGCATCATCATCGGTAAAGGCGACAATGTCTCCTTGGGCAACATTTAAACCCGCATTCATCGCTGCTACTACACCAGGAATAGTGACTGTAGTGGCGCGTAATGGTAAAAGCAGAGGGTCAAAGGTGGTGAGAAATTCCCAGGTTTCTTGGTCAGAATCACGGACTACTAATACTACTTCATCGGCTGGTCTTATTTGTTTGTGTAAGGCATGCAAACAGCGTTCTAGGTCTTTGGTACGACGGTAAGTAGGGATGATGACGGTAATTTTCATTACTGCTTTAATTCCTCGAATAAATCCACATAGCACTTAGCCATGTTTGTCCAACTGTGTTGTATGGCGATCGCTCTGGCGGCTGTACCCATTGTTTGTCTCAGCAGGCGATCGCTACTCAAAGTCAACATCGCTTTGGCTAAACCTTCTATATCGTCTGAGTCTGCCAAAACCATGCCAGATTCAGGTTTTACTAAGTCGGCTGCACCTGTACTACTAGCGGTAATCACGGCTAAACCAGAAGCCATTGCCTCAATTACTACTAAACCAAACGGCTCATACCGAGAGGGAAACACGAAAAAATCAACCGCTTTCATCAAGTCGGGAATATCACGGCGTAGTCCCAGAAAATGGACTCGCTCTTGCAATCCCAAAGCTGCGGCTAACTCCAGATAGGGACTACCTTCCGTAATTCCAGCTACCGCCAGATGTAAATCAGGAACTTTGGCTAAAGCTTTGAGAACTGTATCTAGATTTTTACGAGAAAGTCTGATATCACCAGCAAACAACGCCAGAGGAACTTCTGTTGGTAGATTCCATTGTTGACGGTCAATTTTTCCTGGTGCAAATTCCTCTAAATCCACACCGTTGACAATGACTCGAATAT contains:
- a CDS encoding YdcF family protein, with product MFLYLSKLLPLFFYPLGLACVSLVFALFNLGKRPRVAAIAISWALILLLLCGNAWVAKYLVRSLEWQNIPSAQLPTAEAIVVLGGATKSAFPPRPTVDLSEQGDRVIYAAQLYRQKKAPLIILSGGRIDWRGSGSSESADMVTLLTSIGIPGEALIQEPDSLNTYQNAVNVKKILESRGIRQILLVTSALHMPRSLKIFQRQGIDAIPAPTDFLVSQGELQELTSSPKAAILNLLPDTDNLHQFTNALKEYVGSFVYWLRGWL
- a CDS encoding glycosyltransferase family 4 protein — its product is MKVCIVTHNVIKGDGQGRVNYEVALEAIRRGHHVTLLASQVATELQQHPQVNWVAIPVEGWPTELLRNFIFAFVSTNWLRQHRHEIDVVKINGAITHGRGDVNAAHFVHSSWLKFSSGKTAPKSRRIFYNFYQWLYTALNAHWEKRAFRQARFVVAVSKKVAQDLQAIGVLPKNIRVIVNGVDLEEFAPGKIDRQQWNLPTEVPLALFAGDIRLSRKNLDTVLKALAKVPDLHLAVAGITEGSPYLELAAALGLQERVHFLGLRRDIPDLMKAVDFFVFPSRYEPFGLVVIEAMASGLAVITASSTGAADLVKPESGMVLADSDDIEGLAKAMLTLSSDRLLRQTMGTAARAIAIQHSWTNMAKCYVDLFEELKQ
- a CDS encoding O-antigen ligase domain-containing protein, with translation MVQIHTLPNSPQKKQFVFGKQPPLAWAAILSFILFSAVCIFAGAAGILRTAYVIMSLAVGIFLYLRYPLLYTGFTWWIWFVTPFVARLVDYRSGWDATRFMLVSQYLVTLLTLHTFLKELPRSLRQGSLPFVLAFLGVFYGFLIGVIKTSPFTAARGLLDWLTPITFGFYLFINWRDYPSYRRTIERTFLWGVLVTGIYGVIQFLVAPEWDIFWLTSTKLTSMGDPEPLKLRVWSTMASPAPYAAMMMAGLVLLFSNKNFLRIPASAIGYLAFLLTTVRTLWGGWLIAFLTFITALKAHLQMRLFITILIMALCIVPLTQIKEFSEPITSRFETFSQLDKDDSAKVRQKIYEDGLNSALTNGLGNGVGNTFIVNKKGILEPIVIDSGILDMFFTLGWFGGVFYLVAIFMAFAGSFQYSEYRFDTFMAASRAISVGMLSTLLGNSGMLGMPGMVLWGFIALAMAGHKYHVNSRFD
- a CDS encoding glycosyltransferase family 2 protein — protein: MKITVIIPTYRRTKDLERCLHALHKQIRPADEVVLVVRDSDQETWEFLTTFDPLLLPLRATTVTIPGVVAAMNAGLNVAQGDIVAFTDDDAAPHSNWLAQIETHFLADERVAGVGGRDWVYHGKHLEDGACPVVGQVHWFGRIIGNHHQGIGAPREVDVLKGVNMSFRRQAIQKLHFDQRMLGTGAQVHFEVAFCLALKRAGWKLIYDPQVGVNHYPAQRFDEDQRNQFNAIAVVNAVHNETLALLEHLSPIQRLAFLAWAGLVGTRDAMGLIQWLRFLPSEGLLAGQKLLASWRGRWQGWQTWQFKREWGMGHREERVMSNE